From the genome of Suricata suricatta isolate VVHF042 chromosome 3, meerkat_22Aug2017_6uvM2_HiC, whole genome shotgun sequence, one region includes:
- the BPNT1 gene encoding 3'(2'),5'-bisphosphate nucleotidase 1 isoform X1 translates to MASSHTVLMRLVASAYSVAQKAGTIVRRVLAEGDLGIVEKTCATDLQTKADRLAQMSICSSLARKFPKLTIIGEEDLPSEEVDQELIEDGQWEEILKQPCPSQYRAIKEEDLVVWVDPLDGTKEYTEGLLDNVTVLIGIAYEGKAIAGVINQPYYNYQNNEKQKLREHGNEAKAGPDAVLGRTIWGVLGLGAFGFQLKEAPAGKHIITTTRSHGSKLVTDCVTAMNPDDVLRVGGAGNKIIQLIEGKASAYVFASPGCKKWDTCAPEVILHAVGGKLTDIHGNALQYNKEVKHMNSAGVLATLRNHNYYASRVPESVKSALVP, encoded by the exons ATGGCTTCCAGTCACACGGTGTTGATGCGGCTGGTGGCCTCGGCGTATTCTGTTGCTCAAAAGGCAGGAACCATAGTCAGACGTGTTCTTGCTGAAGGAGACCTGGGTATCGTGGAGAAG ACCTGCGCCACGGACCTGCAGACCAAAGCTGACCGATTGGCACAAATGAGCATATGCTCTTCGCTGGCACGGAAATTCCCCAAACTAACAATTATAGGGGAAGAG GATCTGCCCTCTGAAGAAGTAGATCAAGAGCTGATTGAGGACGGTCAGTGGGAGGAGATCCTGAAGCAGCCGTGCCCATCACAGTACAGAGCCATTAAGGAGGAGGAT cttgTGGTCTGGGTTGATCCTCTGGATGGGACCAAGGAATATACCGAAG GTCTTCTTGACAATGTGACGGTTCTTATTGGAATTGCTTATGAAGGAAAAGCAATAGCAGGAGTTATTAATCAGCCATATTACAACTACCAG AACAATGAAAAGCAGAAGTTAAGGGAACACGGGAATGAAGCAAAG GCAGGACCAGATGCTGTGTTGGGGAGGACAATCTGGGGAGTTTTAGGTTTAGGTGCCTTTGGGTTTCAGCTGAAAGAGGCGCCTGCTGGAAAACACATCATCACAACCACCCGGTCCCATGGCAGCAAGTTGGTGACGGACTGTGTGACAGCCATGAACCCGGACGATGTGCTACGAGTGGGAGGAGCAGGAAATAAG ATTATTCAGCTGATTGAAGGCAAAGCCTCTGCCTATGTATTTGCAAGTCCTGGATGTAAGAAATGGGATACTTGTGCTCCAGAAGTTATTTTACATGCTGTGGGAG GCAAGTTAACCGATATCCATGGAAATGCCCTTCAGTATAACAAGGAGGTGAAGCATATGAACTCTGCAGGTGTCCTGGCCACGCTGCGCAATCACAACTACTATGCAAGTCGAGTTCCAGAATCTGTTAAAAGTGCACTTGTTCCTTAA
- the BPNT1 gene encoding 3'(2'),5'-bisphosphate nucleotidase 1 isoform X2 — translation MASSHTVLMRLVASAYSVAQKAGTIVRRVLAEGDLGIVEKTCATDLQTKADRLAQMSICSSLARKFPKLTIIGEEDLPSEEVDQELIEDGQWEEILKQPCPSQYRAIKEEDLVVWVDPLDGTKEYTEGLLDNVTVLIGIAYEGKAIAGVINQPYYNYQAGPDAVLGRTIWGVLGLGAFGFQLKEAPAGKHIITTTRSHGSKLVTDCVTAMNPDDVLRVGGAGNKIIQLIEGKASAYVFASPGCKKWDTCAPEVILHAVGGKLTDIHGNALQYNKEVKHMNSAGVLATLRNHNYYASRVPESVKSALVP, via the exons ATGGCTTCCAGTCACACGGTGTTGATGCGGCTGGTGGCCTCGGCGTATTCTGTTGCTCAAAAGGCAGGAACCATAGTCAGACGTGTTCTTGCTGAAGGAGACCTGGGTATCGTGGAGAAG ACCTGCGCCACGGACCTGCAGACCAAAGCTGACCGATTGGCACAAATGAGCATATGCTCTTCGCTGGCACGGAAATTCCCCAAACTAACAATTATAGGGGAAGAG GATCTGCCCTCTGAAGAAGTAGATCAAGAGCTGATTGAGGACGGTCAGTGGGAGGAGATCCTGAAGCAGCCGTGCCCATCACAGTACAGAGCCATTAAGGAGGAGGAT cttgTGGTCTGGGTTGATCCTCTGGATGGGACCAAGGAATATACCGAAG GTCTTCTTGACAATGTGACGGTTCTTATTGGAATTGCTTATGAAGGAAAAGCAATAGCAGGAGTTATTAATCAGCCATATTACAACTACCAG GCAGGACCAGATGCTGTGTTGGGGAGGACAATCTGGGGAGTTTTAGGTTTAGGTGCCTTTGGGTTTCAGCTGAAAGAGGCGCCTGCTGGAAAACACATCATCACAACCACCCGGTCCCATGGCAGCAAGTTGGTGACGGACTGTGTGACAGCCATGAACCCGGACGATGTGCTACGAGTGGGAGGAGCAGGAAATAAG ATTATTCAGCTGATTGAAGGCAAAGCCTCTGCCTATGTATTTGCAAGTCCTGGATGTAAGAAATGGGATACTTGTGCTCCAGAAGTTATTTTACATGCTGTGGGAG GCAAGTTAACCGATATCCATGGAAATGCCCTTCAGTATAACAAGGAGGTGAAGCATATGAACTCTGCAGGTGTCCTGGCCACGCTGCGCAATCACAACTACTATGCAAGTCGAGTTCCAGAATCTGTTAAAAGTGCACTTGTTCCTTAA